Part of the Zea mays cultivar B73 chromosome 4, Zm-B73-REFERENCE-NAM-5.0, whole genome shotgun sequence genome is shown below.
ATTGGATTATTTTCAAGGCATGAGAACCCGCAGGGTGAATCTACCTCGTACTAGTGGTATGTACCAATTACTAATATTATTAAATTTATTCAACATTACCTTTCAAGTCACGTTCTTAATATGATTTCCTTTAAGGTTCTGGAGCAAGAAGCACTGATGTTGATGTCGACATGATACATTTGGAAGGAGCTACATCATAACTTGTATGTCATCTTTAACATCTATGACAATGTTGTTTCACCGTACATTTTTTTATATGCTACTATTAGAATTTATGGTCGTTTCGGCCCGGGTCTTAGCTAATTTCTGGGTCCGCCACTGTTCATGATCTGGTAAAAATGTTTTCTTAGAGGATTTGAAAAGGTTCGGACTGAGCTCATCGCACATACTTACTTAACttttgcggatccctcttaattgaacggcgattcctatgactcaagaattgtaAAATGTAAATTGTCGTTGTTGCCAAGCACTTGAAGCACGCtatatgatgtagaattttaatCTGCTGTGCTTTTACATTTGCGTACATATAtggtctgtgcttctcctgtctgtagaacaattgtatacatgctaggagcaaacttgttagaatctctgtttgttttgtcatttaatcaccaaaaccctcagttagggttgattgcacttacagtaGCCGATGTCGGACCTACAAAAGGTCAGGTACTAGAGAGCGCCGGTGAGGCTCCAGTAAGACATTGCATCGGCGACCGAGGGCccatcgtcctcagagagcttcgtctGAGTGTCGACAGACGTGGAGCAGGGCTTACAGTCGGACATACCAGCctgctccaggatgtcgatggcgtactggcgttggtggaggaagagactttGAGGCCGATGCTCGACAGTGATGTCGAGGAAGTGGTGAAGGGACCCTAGGTCCTTCATCAGGGAGGCGACCGGCTCGGCAGGGGCCCAGGGTGGCGGCGACTGTGGGGGAGGGAGGGGGCAGAGAAACTGGCTCTGGTACCAAATTGAATAATGAAAACCCTAACTCAGGTTTGGGAGATGTATTAATAGACTCAGGTTAATGGACCTAACCCATTACACAAGGGTATAACTGTAATTACAAAAGactaaccccaaaaccctaaggcTTTTTCTGTTGCATTTGGATTGGAGGTGATTAAAGAGATTAAATCCCTTCCTATACAATTTTGAATAGAAAGGTTTGAATTCCTCCGATtcgtgtttgtttgggattataatctatccaaattatataatccaacaactTTTAAACTAACACTTAGTTCAAAAAATATTGTATTATATAATCTGAATAGATTATAATTTCGAACAAACATCCCTTTAGTCTActcctaaccgaacaagccctaactgGTACTCTAACGAGAATCTGTCACTTTCCATCCTAAACCCTATACACTCATTTATCTTCCTTCGAGCGTAATTTCCACAACACTCAGATTGTACAGCCCAAAGCTCCTCGTCAGAAAAAAGTCGAGACATTGAAACATGCTTGATACCGCTTCAATTTCTTTGGACATTGGAACCTAACTTTTGCCAGAAATAGCACATTTGATGGTAAAAGTGGACATAAGAACATCTAAAACATGAATACTGGCGAATCACAACACCGAGTTCAAGCATCCCATGCCACAAACAATTCTCAGAGAATTTAGTTTTGATTTTTCAAGCGTCCTTTTTATTGAAATTTATATAAAAACTAACATAGTTAACATGCATCGAACAACAGAGACCCAGCCACACAAATTGGAAGATTTTCTCAATAATATCTTGAATTCAGGATGATAGAAATGACCTTAGTTAAAAGATGACAACATCAACCTCCAAAGGAACAGCCTTTCTGCACATACTTCATATGGCCTCCCAAGTCATGCCTAAGGAACAGAATCAGTGGTTCCCCTCTGATGGGGGAGCATAGGAGAACGCAGGCTGTGGAGCAGTCGGTGGAGCTGGAGGAGCACCAGAAGTTGGACCTGCAGATGCTTGTGGATTTGCTTGGTAAATGGCTGGAGGTGCTCCACTGTTAGGAATGGGAGCACCTGGGACTCCAGATGTTGGAGGCGGTAGCGTTGGAGGCCTTGGGAGTGGGGCCATCTGCATTGGCATGGAACCAGGTGGAGCGCCTGGTTGTGGCATGGAACCAGGTGGAGCGCCCGGTTGTGGCATGGACCCAGGTGGGGCGCCTGGTTGCTGCATGGTTGGTGGAGGACCAGGATAACCTGAAATATTTGAAAAAACAGGAACACAAAGTAGTCATTGGTTGGTTTGAATAAGTGAAATGTATCAGGATATCGATGGTCTTTATGAAAAATGTAAATGGCATTCTTCCAAAGGCTAACTTATCAGCTGTGCAAAGTCAGCACAACATTAAGCAACTACCTCCATCCATAAGCATTTCTAGGAATTTTAGAAGATTAAAGAGGAAGCAAAATGACTGGTAACCTTTCATCAATCGCTAAGATTACTGAGGTGCAGTGTCTTTACAGAGATGCCAGAAACAGAAGGCTCCAGCTAAAATTTTGAACACCAACATTACATTGGTACAAACAAGTATTTTTTTTAGTTATGAGGGAGAGATAGGGTTCATTACACAGAAAATTCTTACATCTGTAGACAAATTTGAATGCTAGTAGTAGTAAATAAGGATGGGGGAGAGGGAGGGTTGATTAAGGATGCTTATAATACTTACACATTTATCTGCATAATTATAGACACACAATCTATTTATCAACTGATAGAAACATAGTACCGTGGTTTGAGATAAACGTGAAAACAGAAAATATATCAGAATACTCTAATTTAAGCATTTTAGATCTCCAATTCTCCACTCATCACAAACCAAGTGATTAATTACTTTGGCAAAGGTAAAAAACTGGGGGAGGTTTTGAGAACATTTACAGCTTGTTCTAAAAGTTTTGTTTCATTCCCCAGAAAAAATATCAGTACAGAACAGTTTGCACATTTGCAGAAAATGAAGACCAGTTTCTTCTGGATTAGAACTGTGCAAAGGGTTTATAGATCGGTTAAAGTCATTAGTATCAGGTTGTACCCGAAATAATGAAATCCATGAAATTTCATGGTACGAATACGAAATAAACCAAACCTAATTAACCAACTATGGTAGGTAACGAGTGTACCAATGCCCTAATAAGCAACATGAAAATAGAATGTACTGTGCAGATACATGCAGAAGAACCTGAATCGGGTCATAGCAAACAAGTAGCACTCTTTGTGGAACATTCAACTTTTGATATTTGTTCTGCTAAGGTTAGAGGCAGGGGTAAATGTAGTTATTTCGTCTTTGATGAAGAAAACAATATTAGAATTAATGGGGCTAGCAATCATAATGAATGATACAAATAGCAGCCCTGTTTACCTGGAGCTGGTAAAATCGGGGGCCTAATTCCTGGCATCAATGGTGCGCCAGGTGCTTGAGGAAACCCATGAGGCATGCCAGGGGTTGGCAGAATTGGAAGACGAGGGCGGGCCATAGCTCCTGGGAATGCAAGCAGATGTTGGTTGAAAGGGGCACCTGCTTGGAAAGCTGCAGCTTGTCCAAGATGCTCCTTGATTCTTTGATCAATTAAACTTTGAGTTTGCTGCTCCTCAAATTGCTGATAGTAGGTTCGAACATTCGCCTACCATATTTCAAATAAGGTTGAGCAACATCTTATAGATGAATAGGCACCAAAAACAAATTGGAACTGTGAAGATTATACAAAGATAAAATAAATACCTTGTGTTTGTATCCAGCATTATGTTGTTTCCGGACAGATGGCTGCAACATTTTTTACAAAGTAGTCAGCACACGTTTCAAAAATAAGATGAGAAATAAAAAATAGTGTACATGGTAGCAAAGAGCAGACAGCATTCTTGGATCTATACATGTCATGTTCGGGCGCACGTATACTAGGCGTCGCCGAGCCCAGGACGTTTGCCGTGCccaggagcgcgccgagcagcatgCAAAGGCCACGCAGGAGGGCATGCTGGGCGCCGGCTCCACCAGCGGCAAGGGATAGATATGTGTCGATTTTAGTTCCTTAATTAGTGGAGGTGGTTACTCCAAGTCGGTTGGGCCATAGGCCATATCTATCTTAGTTCCTTAATTAGTGGAGATTGTTACTCCAAGTCGGTTGGGCCATAGGCCCTATATATATCTTGTAATCAGACTATGAGAAGGGAAGAATATCAACTATCTAATCTCCTCTCTCTATTCTCCTAAGCCGGCAACCTGGGGGCATAACCCGGTTGACGAAGAGCGGCGGCGTGGGGGTATAACCCTGCCGTCTACCACGGATCACGACTACGAACTCCGTAGTCGAGGTCCGGCATCCTTGGGCACGAACGCCCTTGACAATACAGTTTGCAGAAGCAACTATGTTGAAATCACTTATGTATGCAATATATGGAAGTCTAAAAGGGAGAACAACTATTTCAATTCAGGAAGCCAAGAGAACTGTAGTTTGTGAATATCTCGTATATTATGAGAGCCTGAATAAGTGGTTACCTAGTACACAGCTATATAAATGATGAGCACTGCAATCTATATGGAGCATCAATAAAATGTCACAAAATATTCCTAGGGAGTTAGAAATAAAATTGAATTGAGCtaatgaaaagaaaaaaaatcatgAGCAAGTCACATAAATAACTTTTATTTCGCTTATGTTCATTAAAGCTTATACTTGGCAGCAGAAGCGCCACCACCTATGCCTGCATTAGATTACTGCATGCAATCCTCGGGAAACCTACAAAGATGATGAGCCTGCTACCTGTCTCTAGTCTTAGAAGATTGAAGCAGAACAAGACACTAACCGAGTCATGGGTCAGGTAGGTGTCGCAGTAGTCACAGTAATACCTGCACGGTAAGAACAAGAGAAAGTCAGAACTCAGAACACGAGCTAAGACATAAATCGAAAGGAACATATACAACAGTGCAGCACAGACAGAGGCAGGTGGTATCATCTAATCGGCTCCGGTGAGCAAACCCAGACCCCAATACTACCGCATGGTGGAATCGACCAGCGAGATCTTGGCGCGAATCATGGGACACCAGTGCTAGGGTTTCAAATACAACGCCTATCCCCACCCCCCCACCCCCATTCTGCAACCGCACCCCCGCTGGTGGACATATGGGCACAAGTTGAGTAGCCAAGACAAAGAAGCACTCACCGAGGCATCGCAGCGACGGAGGACGGCAGTGCAGGAGAAGGGGATCGCGTCTCAGTCGCCAACGGGGTCGGAGCAAGAGACACCAGACTCTGCTGCGCCCTAAACCCTTGCCAATGGAAGCCCTTCGAGAGTTCCAGGACCATTAAATGGCTGGGCCGATCAATGGCAAGTAGGCCCATACGAGTCAGGCTCTGTGACGGCCCATAAGCGGAGTCCCGGGTACCGACACTTCCAACGTCAGGAGGCTCACCACCCCTGTGTAGGGCTCCTTCGGAACACTATAAATTTTATAGGATTTGTATATAAATTTTAGGGAAATTCGTTCAAAAACACATAAGAAACGTAAGATTTATAAAAAATTCCTTTGTTCCAAAAGGAACCGTGCTATTTTAGCGTTTCTGTGTTGATAGTGGCTGACTCGAGGACATACATATCCAAATATATCGCCCGACACGATTTGGGCACGACCCGGCACAACACGCTGGCCATCTCGTGTCGGGCCAGCACGACCACCTTGGGCGCAGTCCAAGTACTTGGTCGCAGTCCAAGTACGGCACGATAGTGTATTAGGCCCTAATACAGAACTTGTTGTGTATTACAAATACACAGACAGTTCAACCAATAGGCACAAATACATAGATTCAGAGTACAAATAATCTTTATCAAATCAAATACATATCACAGTTCACAGGGTTCGGATTCATACGGTGTCCAACTTAAGAGTACACACTTGAGAGTTTAGATTCAGTCAATTCACAGAGCACACATACAGTAGACAGACCATTACCAAGTTGAAGAATATAAAGATTATATTAGAGCTGTTGTGTGTAgtgttgcctcattaaaaacattcctaggtaaaaactcacaccttgtgagaaaaccctaggaagaaaaaaaaagagtgcGGTCATCTCCTAAATCCTAATGTTCATAAGTTCATTAGTCCATTACAACAACTCAACAAGGCACATTACTCAATCACTCAGAGTATGAAGATAGTCACTCAATCACTCTAGGCTTATGCTTATGCTCTCAAGGACAGATTCAATATATGTGGTGTCCCTCTCCAGATTATGCTGCAAGTGGGAGTCCGCTAACTCACAATCTTTGATGCAGGATAAGACCTCCACCATGTCACTTGTAAGCCGTTGATGACGCTCCTCGATCACCCTGCCAGCCAAACTAAAAGCAGATTCTAAGGACATGGTAGATGTAGGTACAGTCATCACATCTTTATTAAGGATAGACAGAACAAGCTAAGTTAGCTTATGGTCTTGCCACCAGGAGAGAATGCTAAAACTATCATCAAGTCGACTGACAGTATCACTCTCAAGGTATGAAGATAGCTCAGACTGAGATGTATCTGTCCAAGAAGTAGCAGACGAAGATGGAACACTACTACCTGCAATGTCATCACCATATATGTCATCCCAGGTCATTTTGTTCTTACCTTCATTAATAGTAGATGATGGTTGATATGCACACAAGCGTGTTACAAATATGCCTTAGAGATAATCAtatagatgagcatatttctttgtatccatgatatatgttGGAACTCGCTAACTCATGGTCAGCCTAGCTCAAACAGCGGGAGAACAAAAAGTAGTTTGATGCCGATTAACACAGAGTATTAGGGCAATAGTGTTTTTTTCGTCCCGTGCAATGGTGTTGTAcgtggtatttataggtaaccgaggGAAAGCTCTACCCTGTCAAAGACGATTGTGCCCTCGGTTACCTacgttatccctagaatattccccctTGGGGGGTTATGGTGGGTCATTACAGCGTGATTAATTACAAGCACAGATAGACACACTAACAACTCTGCCCTCATAGCGACTTACAAGTGGGACCCTGTAACATGGGCCAGTTATACATGGGCCCCTTATTACAATAACGAGCGGGTAACAACACATGGTCTTCTCGTTCCACGTGCTCAACCTTTGGAATTCTCGGCGGCCTTTGTTCTGACACGCCGAGACGGAGGGAGCACCCAAGCCTTCGCCCGCTCTGTGCGCTCCCTCCGTAGTGGAGCTCTCACTCTTTAGTCTTCACACTCGTCTTCGCTTGAATGCCTTCCGACATGTTCCGCTTTTGCCGTGTAATCGAGCGAGCAAGGGGGCGTTGCGCCCTTGCCCCAAGGTTTGCCCTCTAagagaccagttcgactaagttagTTGGTGCCGAAGTCTGTCGAGAGATGGCTgaaacgctgccctcgctcgaagtggtcccgcgggggGTTTTGAAATTTGACCATTGACGAGACGTTTTACTTTGGGACTGTTGAGTTCCCGAGGCACTGCCCCTAGCCTTAAAGGTTGTGCATGGGCTGCAACATTTTACCCATCTGCGCACGTTGAAAAAATCCTAGCTTTCTTCTCTTCTTGATTGCCCTCTTTCGCTCTCGCTCtaccggagatctggcccgcttCAAGCAAACTGCTCGCCGCCGCCGACAGTACGTGAccatgtcgtcttcttcctcgtcgtCATCTGTTGCGACCGCGTCCTCGACCGTGCCGTCATCGGAGAAGACAATTAGCGATCCAGCGACAGTTGTGGAACTGCAGCACGTGCATACGGTCGAATTTGGTACCTTGAGGATTTACTCGGGCCACGTGCTAGAGATGCAACGTCTAGGCTATTTTGGGAACGAAGTCGGGCGGGCGCCTGGGGCTGAAGATGTCCCTGAGCCAGAAggggagttggttgtgttcgaggcatttTTCGATGTCGTCCTTCGCTTGTCGGCGCATCGCTTCGTAGTGGAAGTTTTgcggaaatttgaaattcaaattcatCAATTGACGTCGAATGTTATGGTTGCACTGGCAAAGTATGTCTGGGCAGTATCATCATATGGTGGAGAACCGTCTGCTGAAGTCTTCGCTAAGaattattgcctgcactggcagaaaaggaagaTAGCTGGTTTGATTGCTTAATTTGGGTCCTGCACTTTCATGGCGAGGACTAGGAAGACTTCGGTTGAAATTATTGAAATTGTTCCTTGTGCCAAGAATAAATGGGGTAACTGGTGGGACTTTTGGTTTTATGTGGCGCCCGGGGATGTTGAAGGGTTGCCTACCTTGCCCCCGGCCATTCTGTGCTCGCATTGCTATGTGGCCTTTCCACATTTTAAGGTGAAGAAGGGGGATCGGGACGAGGAGGCCCTTCGCTATGTGACTCGACTGAACAGCAGTCGTGATTTGGTCGAAGAGTTTATTGCCTACGGAGTGTGGCCGCTAGTGCACGGGTGGGGTTTGGGCGAAATTAGACCTCGTCAGTTGCCAACACTAAGGGATAAGATGGTGTAGAGCCCAGCCTTTTCTGTTGACTTGCGGGGGCGTGATGCGACCGCCTTCATGTGGGAGGTGGAGTCGGAAGCCATTAAGATTGTTGGAAAGTATGTGCCAAAGACTGAGATGCTAAAGAGTTGGGATATCCGCGGTTCCAACGTCAGGTTGAACCGTGTTTTTGAGTTGAATAGCTTGCCATACGGTTCCTACCCAGAGGGGGACTCTGTTGACGATGGCGACGACCGAGGAAACAAGTGAAGACCCAGCCTGAAGAGGGCACCTCGAAGGGGAAGGTTGTGGTTGCAGCTACCCAAAAAGGAAAATAGATTTGCAAGGTACGGGGGATGACTAGATGGGGCCGAGggcctcaaggatttttgttGAGGAGTTAATGGGGACGCGTGTGGGTCCTGGGGAGGTGATGTCTTCACTCGAGCTCTGGGAAACATCTTCGCACAtgttgaaggttaccgggggtcgatggcataGGAAGGACCCTATACCCCGGGTCACCGACGATGACTATTTTATGTCTCGTTTGGCTCATGAGATGAGAATCTTTCCTTATGGGACAAATATTAGTGTTGTTATGTCAATAGTGATGGAGAAAGATTGCCAAGATGCGCAGCAGAAGAAGCGGAATGCCCCTCTTCGGCTGGTGGACCCACGCCGAGATGCAAATGTGGCGCGGCCTAGTGCGAAGGGTATCTCTCCGCCTGCGACGATGCCTCCCCCCGTGGTGTCGGCCGCTACGaaactgcccttgccgccgcgtgTGACTGAGACTATGGTGTCGGGGACCGGGGGGACGAGCCAGGAGTTGTTAGTGGACGACTACCTGGTGGGCAGAGTCACCATGTTTGACGCCCAGACTGGGCTGCCGTCTGCTGGTGAGTTGAAAAACTTAATTCTTCTTAGCCGGGTGATTCTATATTTTCTAAGTTGGTTTTGATGTAGGGGCAGAGGCTGGGCAACTGGCGGTGGTACCATCTACGGTGCCCGTCGGCCAAGTGGGTGCAGCAAAGGGTGACACAGGGACTTCGCCGGACCCATGGCCAAAATTTTGCATCGCCGCTGATGGCGGAGGCGAACTTGCCTCGACGGCTGCCGCTGCTAGCGTAGCTGCGTCTGTCGTGTGGCAGTTGCGATACGTGTGTTTTTTTTGCTGAGTTTGGAAAATTGTGATGTCAGGTGACAGCATTCGCCGACCAGGTTGCTTCGGGGGCGCTGACCTCACAACTGATTTCTAAGAGGAAACAGCTTGAGGGTAGGGTTGAGCACCTTCGGACGCAGCATGCCAAAGCAATCAGGGACAAGTCAGCAGCCGAAAATAAGAGTTGTAACCTTCTCAACAAGGTGACGGCGCTTGAGAAGGAGAAAGAGGACCTTAGCCGCCAACTTAATGATGAAAAGGAGGATGCGGAGAACGCCCGCGCGGAGGCCCAGGCTGCCCGCAAGCGTGTTGCCGACTTGGAGCTGGAATTGAAGAATATGTGCGGCCACCACGAGAAGATGGAGTCTGCCACCCGTGCTGGGGTGGATTGGGCGCACACACCTTTGTGGAGGCATACCATGACCTCGGCGCGCAGACTATCCCCTTCGACAAATCAGGGAGGAGGTGGGGACCCGCTTCTTGGGGTGGCTACAGGATGAGCTAGAATTGCTCTCGTCCATTGTGACGGGTCTCATGTCCTATGCGTCTCTTGTGACCTGTGAAGGGTCTGCGAATGCCTTGTCCCGTGAGGGATGTAGGCGCTTAGAGGCCTTCGATCGAGTCAACGAGGACTTTGATTCTGGTGTGCTCCAGATCAAAGATGACATGTTGAAGCGCTCTGCGGGGGCGCTTtacgataggatgtggggccctcatgaTCGTGGTGTCATCGAGAGAGGGCCGACCGAGCGCTGGCACATGTATGTTTTTGGTTTGGCGAAGGTGGTGTGTGTGTTCGTTGTCTAAAACGTTATTGTGTTGTCTTCGCAAGCAATGAGGGATGAAGAGGTGGAGGACCTCGCCGACCTCGAGAGCTCAGTGGCCTGGAAGGATGCTGCGGTGGAGTCAGGAGCGGAGGAGCAATCCTTGCTTCAAGAAGGCGGCGCTGAGGGTCCTGCAGCAGCGAGTGCTTCTGAGCAGGTTGAAAGAATGTAATAGGAATAGTCTGACAGTGTTCGCTTTGTGCATGATACTGAAGATCGATTGTTGCGCAGGTTCCGGCGTCTAGGCCTACGCAAGCAAACCGTGATGATAACACGAATGATGATATTTTGGTGGGTGGAAATGTAGTGATTCTTAGTAGTGACGCATCTGATGTATCTGATGTTGGGTCGTGGTCTTCGAAAGGTGAAAAGTTGGGGAGCCCGTTTGCTTGGATAGATGACGAATCTTTGGAAGATGATTTAGATTATTTTGTGGCGTTAGATTTAGCTGCAGCGGAGTCTCCGTTGAGGGTCGCCCCCCTTGAGGCGCCGGCGACTTCGGGCGGTGTAGCCCCTGGTGAA
Proteins encoded:
- the LOC100192596 gene encoding U1 small nuclear ribonucleoprotein C-1 yields the protein MPRYYCDYCDTYLTHDSPSVRKQHNAGYKHKANVRTYYQQFEEQQTQSLIDQRIKEHLGQAAAFQAGAPFNQHLLAFPGAMARPRLPILPTPGMPHGFPQAPGAPLMPGIRPPILPAPGYPGPPPTMQQPGAPPGSMPQPGAPPGSMPQPGAPPGSMPMQMAPLPRPPTLPPPTSGVPGAPIPNSGAPPAIYQANPQASAGPTSGAPPAPPTAPQPAFSYAPPSEGNH